The following DNA comes from Bacteroidota bacterium.
GCACACTCCAAATGAAAATCATCTCACCATGGAAAAACCCAAGGTTCTTTTTGTCAACCAAGAAATCATGCCATATTTAAAGGAAAGCCCTATGGGGTTCATCGGTCGCTACCTTCCACAGGGTATCCAGGAAAGAGGTAAAGAAATCAGGACATTTATGCCCCGCTTCGGAAATATTAATGAACGGAGAAATCAACTTCACGAGGTTATTCGTCTTTCAGGAATGAATATCATCATCGATGATACTGATCATCCATTGATTATCAAGGTGGCTTCCATTCAATCAGCCAGAATGCAAATTTATTTTATCGATAATGAAGATTATTTCCAGAGAAAATTCATTTTCAAGGATAAAAGCGGTAAATTTTTTGAAGATAATGATGAGAGAGCAATCTTTTTTTCACGTGGCGTGATCGAAACTGTTAAAAAACTTGGCTGGGCTCCGGATATTGTGCACTGCCATGGTTGGATGA
Coding sequences within:
- a CDS encoding glycogen/starch synthase; the encoded protein is MEKPKVLFVNQEIMPYLKESPMGFIGRYLPQGIQERGKEIRTFMPRFGNINERRNQLHEVIRLSGMNIIIDDTDHPLIIKVASIQSARMQIYFIDNEDYFQRKFIFKDKSGKFFEDNDERAIFFSRGVIETVKKLGWAPDIVHCHGWMTSLIPLYMKKAYIDNPLFSEAQVIYSIYDDDFQESLSNSFAKKIKMEGITEKDVKHYKKPNYINLTKAAIDFSEAIILGSDKIHPEIMEYLKASGKPYLKHQTSDKYIDLYSDFYDKILSERVVS